The stretch of DNA GGCGCAAGTCGAGGACGGTTGTGCGCGGTTTACGCATCTGATGCGACCGCGAGATCTTGCTGCGGGTGAAGCGTTGTAAGGGGTTTTAAGGGAAGAGAAGATGCGAGGGGGTTACCCCCTCGCGCTCCCATGACGTCTTCCGACGCGCGGGCAATGGTGCCGAAATGGTGCGCTTGAGCTCTCCACCTGCGCCGGCCAAAGCGCCGCAGGCAATCAAGCCATGAGAACGATAGCGCTGTCTAAGGGATTATTGCCTGCGGCGCCGCGACCATGCTCTTTGGCCGAACCCGATGCGCAACGCAGACATTAATGGGAGCGCGAGGGTGTAACACCCTCGCATTGTCCCTTTCTTCCCTGCTCACTCTTCCCCGAGCAACCGGGCCAGATCCCCCCGCAAACCGATCAGCGCATCGAGCAGATCATCCTGAGGCATGGCCAGCGCCAATTGCCCCTGAAGCGGGGGAGCGATAACCGGCATCGCCACCGGCGCCGGAACACTCGGCTCACGCCGGACCTGCACGGAGCGCTCTTCCAGATACTGCCGCGCACCGCGTAAAGTGTAGCCCTGAGCATGCACCAGCCGGTTGATATCGACCAGCAGCGCCACATCCTCGGGCCGATAATAGCGCCGCCCGCCGCTGCGCTTGACCGGGCGGAGCATGGGGAACTGGTCTTCCCAGTAGCGCAGCACATGGGCCGCGATCGACAGGGCGCGGGTGACCTCGCCGATGGTGCGCAGCGCATCGGGCGCCTTGCCATCGTCGAACAGCGTTTGAAGATCTTGAGGCTGACCCGCAGCGCCCCGGCGCGCGGATCGAGCGATAGCCGGAGCGCCCCCCGGCACTCCGGCTATCTTCGTCGGCTGATGATCCTGAGCGGCGCTGTCCCCCAAGGTGTCCCTCGTGGTCATGCCGTCAGGCTCTGCCGAGCCGAACATCGGTCATCGCTTATCACCGGCCCTTATTCACCGGAGACGCGATCTTTCAGCATCTGGCTGGCGCGGAACGTCAGCACCCGGCGCGGGGTGATCGGCACCTCGACACCGGTTTTCGGGTTGCGCCCGATCCGTTCGGTCTTGTCCCTCAAGAGGAACGTCCCGAAGCCAGAGATCTTGACGTTCTCGCCTTCGGCCAGAGCGTCGCTCATGTGATCGAGAATGGCTTCCACCATGCCAAGCGACTCAGCACGGGAATAACCCAGCTTGCGATTGATGGCTTCGGCCAGATCTGCACGTGTCAGTGTGTTCATGGAGCGCATCTGCTCCCCCCCATAGCCCTAAGAATGGCGACCCTCCCGACTCAAATGGATATCAAATCCACACGGGATTACAATGCCATCCTGCTTAACAGGAGGTTCCCACGCGCCGATTTGTTCCAGAATGGCGCTCAAAACCGGAAATTGCCGTCGAGCACCCATGCTGAAGGGAGGAAATGCAGGAAGATCAGATGCGAATCAGGCTGGCGCCCCAGGTAAAGCCGCCGCCCATGGCCTCGATCATCACCAGGTCGCCCGGCTTGATCCGCCCGTCGCGCATCGCCACGTCCAGCGCCAGGGGAACAGACGCGGCGGACGTGTTGGCATGGCGATCGACAGTGACCACCACCTTCTCCGCCGGCATGTTCAGCTTGCGGGCGGTGGCGTCAAGAATGCGGGCATTGGCCTGATGCGGCACCAGCCAGTCGATGTCATCGGCGGTGAAGCCGGCATCGCCCAGCACCTCGCCCAGCACGCTGGCAAGGTTGTTGACGGCATGACGGAAGACCTCGCGGCCTTTCATGCGCAGCTTGCCAATCTCGCCGGTGGTGCTGGCGCCGCCATCGACATAGAGGAGCTGGTTATGCGCGCCATCGGCATGCAGGCGGGTGGCCAGAATGCCCGGAGCATCGGCAGCGTCGCTCTCGCGCGCTTCGAGCACGATGGCACCGGCGCCGTCGCCGAAGAGCACGCAGGTCGCGCGATCTTCCCAGTCGAGGATGCGGCTGAAGGTTTCCGAACCGATCACCAGCGCGCGCTTGGCCATGCCGGTGCGCAGCATCGAATCAGCCACGCCCACCGCATAAACAAAGCCCGAGCAGACCGCCGCCACGTCGAAGGCGATGCCTCCACGCGCGCCAATGGCTTCCTGGACGATGGTGGCGGTGGCCGGAAAGGTCTGGTCCGGCGTGGCGGTGGCCAGCACGATCAGATCGATGTCGGCCCCGGTCAGGCCGACGGCCTCCAGCGCATTGCGCGCGGCATCGGTGGCCAGCGTGGCAGTGGTTTCGCCCTCGTCCGCGATATGGCGGGTGCGGATGCCCGTGCGCTCGACGATCCACTCGTCGCTGGTGTCAACCTTCTCCGCCAGTTCGGCATTGGTGACGATACGCACCGGCAGCGAGCTGCCGGTGCCGGTGAGCACGGATCGAAGGGTCACTGAGAAGCACCTGCCACGGACTTTGGGGTGTTGCGAATCTTGTCGGCCCCAAGCCGATCAAGGTCGGCGGAAATATGCTCGGTCAGCTTTTCCTCCAACAGCCGCTGGGTCACGCCCACGGCATTGGCCACGCCCAGCGCATTCGCACTGCCGTGACTTTTCACCACGATGCCGTTCAAGCCCAGGAAGACGGCGCCATTGTGATTGTTGGGGTCAAGATGATGCTTGAGCAGCTCGGTCGCGGGGCGCGAGATCAGGAAGCCGATCTTGGAGCGCAGCGAGGAGGCAAAGGAACGACGCAGCAGATCGCCCACGAAGCGCGCGGTGCCCTCGACAGCCTTCAGGGCGATGTTGCCCGAGAAGCCATCGGTCACCACCACATCGACCTCGCCGCGGCAGAGCTTGTCCGCCTCGGTAAAGCCGTCGAAGGCGATGGACAGATCGGCGGCGGCGGCCTTGAGCTGGGCTGCGGCATCGCGCAGTTCCTCGGTGCCCTTGTTGTCCTCGGTCCCGATGTTCAGGATGCGGACGCGCGGCTCGGCCCGACCGGTCACGATGCGCGAATAGGCCGCGCCCATCAGGGCGAACTGCACCAGATTGCGGGCATCGCATTCGGTGTTGGCGCCAAGGTCGAGCATGACCAGATCGCTGCTGTCCAGCGTGGGCAGCAAAGCAGCCAGCGCGGGCCGGTCGATGCCGGGCATGGTGCGCAGGGCCAGCTTGGAAATCGCCATCAGCGCGCCGGTGTTGCCCGCCGAAAGGGCGGCGCCGGCAAGGCCGTCACGCACGGCGTGAATGGCCAGCCCCATCGAGGTGGTGCGCGCACGGCGCAGAGCCTGACTGGGCTTTTCCTCTCCGCTGATCACGTCCTGCGCATGCAGGATCTCGACGGCGGAACGCAGATCGGGATGATGATCGAGAGCGCTGCTGATCTGGGCCTCGTCACCCACCAAAAGGAAACGCGCACGATCGTGGCGCTGGCGAGCCAAAGCCACGCCAGCGACCATCGTGCGCACACCCTCATCACCGCCCATCGCGTCAACGGCGATACGCGGCAAAGTCATGGGTGCATACCTCCTGCTGTCAGCGCGCGATTGCGCTTACAGGCCAACCGCGACGATCTCGCGACCATTGTAATGGCCGCAAGCGTTGCACAGGTTGTGCGGGCGCTTCAGCTCGCCGCAGTTCGAGCACTCGTGGAACGCCTCGACCGACAGCGCGTCATGGCTGCGACGCATGCCCCGGCGAGAAGGGGAGGTTTTTCTTTTGGGGACAGCCATGGAGGCACCTGTTCCTGAAAATTCGTTACCGACAGTAAAAGCCGCCTCAATGCATCTCAGCACCGGCGGAGCGAAGGCGCGCCTATAGCGAATTTAGCGTGTGTTGCAAGCATCTCTGGTCTAATCGGCGCAACGACCTGAAAGATATCTGTCATCAACCGCCCGAGGGGGAAGCGACAAACATGCCCGTAAGCCTGACAATCCCGATGATCCTGCCCACCACGCTGGCTTTGGCAGCGGCAGCGGCGCTGATCAACTTCTGGCTGAGCCTGCGCATCGGCCAGTTGCGCGGCAAGCTGAAAGTGGATGTGGGCGATGGCGGACATGATTCGATTTTCCGCCGCATGCGCGCTCACGCCAATTTTTCCGAGAACACGCCGCTGCTGCTGATTCTGGTCGCCGGCATCGAGCTGAGCGGCAAGGGAAGCTGGTGGCTGCCGGTGGTGGGCGCCGTCTTCATGCTGGGCCGCGTGACGCATGCCTGGGGCATGGACGGGCGCTTCAAGGCCGGGCGCGTCTTCGGCGCGGTCTCGGCCATCCTGATCCAGCTCGGGCTGGGCGGTTTTGCGCTGTTCGTGGCGATGCATCAGATGATGCACCCGGCCTGACGGGACTTCAGGGGGCGGTTCGCGCCGCCCCCCTTGCCTGTTAACCGTAGCGGCTGCCCACGAAGGGGTTGGTCAGCATCTCATGGCCGAAGCTGCTCATCGGGCCATGGCCGGGGATAAAATTCACATCCTTGCCCAGCGGCCACAATTTTTCGGTGATCGAATCGAGCAACTGCTGATGGTTGCCCTTGGGAAAATCGGTCCGCCCGATCGAGCCCTGAAAGATCACATCCCCCACGATCGCCAGCCGTGACGGTTCGTGAAAGAACACCACATGGCCGGGCGTATGGCCGGGGCAGTGAATCACATCCAGGGTCAGCTCGCCCACGGTGACGGTGTCGCCATCCTGCAGCCAGCGGGTCGGCTCGAAGCTCTTGCCTTCCAGCCCCATGCGGGTGTTGGGATCGTCGAGA from Novosphingobium sp. encodes:
- a CDS encoding MBL fold metallo-hydrolase, translating into MATNPTKPEPPLRAAIIPVTAFQQNCSLIWCTKTMRGALVDPGGDLDKLKAGVVRAGVTLEKLLVTHGHMDHCGLAGVLAEELGLPLEGPHEGDRFWIEGLDDPNTRMGLEGKSFEPTRWLQDGDTVTVGELTLDVIHCPGHTPGHVVFFHEPSRLAIVGDVIFQGSIGRTDFPKGNHQQLLDSITEKLWPLGKDVNFIPGHGPMSSFGHEMLTNPFVGSRYG
- a CDS encoding beta-ketoacyl-ACP synthase III gives rise to the protein MTLRSVLTGTGSSLPVRIVTNAELAEKVDTSDEWIVERTGIRTRHIADEGETTATLATDAARNALEAVGLTGADIDLIVLATATPDQTFPATATIVQEAIGARGGIAFDVAAVCSGFVYAVGVADSMLRTGMAKRALVIGSETFSRILDWEDRATCVLFGDGAGAIVLEARESDAADAPGILATRLHADGAHNQLLYVDGGASTTGEIGKLRMKGREVFRHAVNNLASVLGEVLGDAGFTADDIDWLVPHQANARILDATARKLNMPAEKVVVTVDRHANTSAASVPLALDVAMRDGRIKPGDLVMIEAMGGGFTWGASLIRI
- a CDS encoding MerR family transcriptional regulator, with amino-acid sequence MFDDGKAPDALRTIGEVTRALSIAAHVLRYWEDQFPMLRPVKRSGGRRYYRPEDVALLVDINRLVHAQGYTLRGARQYLEERSVQVRREPSVPAPVAMPVIAPPLQGQLALAMPQDDLLDALIGLRGDLARLLGEE
- a CDS encoding integration host factor subunit alpha; this translates as MRSMNTLTRADLAEAINRKLGYSRAESLGMVEAILDHMSDALAEGENVKISGFGTFLLRDKTERIGRNPKTGVEVPITPRRVLTFRASQMLKDRVSGE
- a CDS encoding MAPEG family protein, which translates into the protein MPVSLTIPMILPTTLALAAAAALINFWLSLRIGQLRGKLKVDVGDGGHDSIFRRMRAHANFSENTPLLLILVAGIELSGKGSWWLPVVGAVFMLGRVTHAWGMDGRFKAGRVFGAVSAILIQLGLGGFALFVAMHQMMHPA
- the rpmF gene encoding 50S ribosomal protein L32; translation: MAVPKRKTSPSRRGMRRSHDALSVEAFHECSNCGELKRPHNLCNACGHYNGREIVAVGL
- the plsX gene encoding phosphate acyltransferase PlsX, giving the protein MTLPRIAVDAMGGDEGVRTMVAGVALARQRHDRARFLLVGDEAQISSALDHHPDLRSAVEILHAQDVISGEEKPSQALRRARTTSMGLAIHAVRDGLAGAALSAGNTGALMAISKLALRTMPGIDRPALAALLPTLDSSDLVMLDLGANTECDARNLVQFALMGAAYSRIVTGRAEPRVRILNIGTEDNKGTEELRDAAAQLKAAAADLSIAFDGFTEADKLCRGEVDVVVTDGFSGNIALKAVEGTARFVGDLLRRSFASSLRSKIGFLISRPATELLKHHLDPNNHNGAVFLGLNGIVVKSHGSANALGVANAVGVTQRLLEEKLTEHISADLDRLGADKIRNTPKSVAGASQ